One region of Caldimonas thermodepolymerans genomic DNA includes:
- a CDS encoding efflux RND transporter permease subunit has translation MNLSRFFIDRPIFAGVLSLLVLIAGLLALRGLPVSEYPEVVPPQIVVRAQYPGANPKVIAETVATPLEESINGVENMLYMGSQATSDGLMTLTVTFALGTDPDKAEQLVQNRVAQAEPRLPEEVRRLGVTTVKSSPDLTMVVHLISPNERYDVTYLRNYALLNIKDRLARVPGVGMVDMWGSGDYAMRVWLDPHKVAERGLSATDVVRAIREQNVQAAAGVVGASPGLPGVDLQLSVNAQGRLQTEEEFGEIIVKTDADGAVTRLRDLGRLELGSSAYALRSVLDNKPAVGIGVFQAPGSNAISISDAVRRTMEELKQQMPEGVDYRIAYDTTQFVRASIKAVVQTLLEAVALVVLVVILFLQTWRASIIPLLAVPVSIVGTFAVMYASGFSINALTLFGLVLAVGIVVDDAIVVVENVERNIEAGLSPREATYRAMREVAGPIIAIALVLVAVFVPLAFISGLSGQFYRQFALTIAISTVISAINSLTLSPALSALLLRRHDAPKDALTRGMERALGPVFRGFNRLFRRGSGAYAGSVQRVISHRALMMALYLGLVALTAVLFRAVPSGFVPMQDKQYLIGFAQLPDGATLDRTDQVIQRMSGIAMKTPGVEATLGFPGLSINGFTNSSSSGIVFAMLDPFEQRRDPSLSAGAIAQRLNAQYAQIDEAFVVMFPPPPILGLGTTGGFKLQLQDRGSLGYAALSDATQAFMAQAAQAPELTGLFSSLQVNVPQLYADIDRTKARQLGVAVTDVFDTLQIYLGSLYVNDFNRFGRTYSVRVQADAPYRARAEDIAQLKVRSASGEMVPLSALLTVRPSYGPERAMRYNGYLSADINGAPAPGYSSGQAQAAVERIAAQTLPPGIGFEWTELTYQEILAGNSAVWVYPLSILLVFLVLAAMYESLALPLAIVMIVPTGLMAAMTGVWLSGGDNNVFTQIGLVVLVGLSAKNAILIVEFARELEFAGRSPVQAAIETSRLRLRPILMTSLAFVMGVLPLVLSSGAGAEMRQAMGVAVFAGMIGVTLFGLFLTPGFYVLLRRLSGNRPLKRHGEVPHDQEAFAGTNELLPAK, from the coding sequence ATGAACCTTTCCCGATTCTTCATCGACCGGCCCATCTTCGCCGGCGTGCTGTCGCTGCTGGTGCTGATCGCCGGGCTGCTGGCGCTGCGCGGGCTGCCGGTCTCTGAGTACCCGGAAGTGGTGCCGCCGCAGATCGTGGTGCGTGCGCAGTACCCGGGGGCGAACCCCAAGGTCATCGCCGAGACGGTGGCCACGCCGCTGGAGGAGTCGATCAATGGCGTCGAGAACATGCTCTACATGGGCAGCCAGGCCACCAGCGACGGGCTGATGACGCTCACCGTCACCTTCGCGCTCGGCACCGACCCGGACAAGGCCGAGCAGCTGGTGCAGAACCGCGTCGCGCAGGCCGAGCCGCGGCTGCCCGAGGAGGTGCGCCGCCTGGGCGTGACCACCGTCAAGAGCTCGCCCGACCTGACGATGGTGGTGCACCTGATCTCGCCCAACGAGCGCTACGACGTCACCTACCTGCGCAACTACGCGCTGCTGAACATCAAGGACCGGCTCGCGCGCGTGCCGGGCGTGGGCATGGTCGACATGTGGGGTTCGGGCGACTACGCGATGCGCGTGTGGCTGGACCCGCACAAGGTGGCCGAGCGCGGGCTGTCGGCCACCGACGTGGTGCGCGCGATCCGCGAGCAGAACGTGCAGGCCGCCGCCGGCGTGGTCGGGGCCTCCCCCGGGCTGCCCGGCGTGGACCTGCAGCTGTCGGTCAACGCGCAGGGGCGCCTGCAGACCGAGGAGGAGTTCGGCGAGATCATCGTCAAGACCGACGCGGACGGTGCGGTCACGCGCCTGCGCGACCTCGGGCGGCTGGAGCTGGGCTCGTCCGCCTACGCGCTGCGCTCGGTGCTGGACAACAAGCCGGCGGTGGGCATCGGCGTGTTCCAGGCGCCGGGCTCGAACGCGATCAGCATCTCCGATGCGGTGCGCCGCACGATGGAGGAGCTGAAGCAGCAGATGCCCGAGGGCGTGGACTACCGCATCGCCTACGACACCACGCAGTTCGTGCGCGCCTCGATCAAGGCCGTGGTCCAGACGCTGCTGGAGGCGGTCGCGCTGGTGGTGCTGGTGGTGATCCTGTTCCTGCAGACCTGGCGCGCCTCGATCATCCCGCTGCTTGCGGTGCCGGTGTCCATCGTCGGCACCTTCGCGGTGATGTATGCCTCGGGCTTCTCGATCAACGCGCTGACGCTGTTCGGGCTGGTGCTCGCGGTGGGCATCGTGGTGGACGACGCCATCGTGGTGGTCGAGAACGTCGAGCGCAACATCGAGGCGGGGCTGAGTCCGCGCGAGGCCACCTACCGCGCGATGCGCGAGGTGGCCGGGCCCATCATCGCGATCGCGCTGGTGCTGGTGGCGGTGTTCGTGCCGCTGGCCTTCATCAGCGGGCTGTCCGGGCAGTTCTACCGCCAGTTCGCGCTGACCATCGCGATCTCGACGGTGATCTCGGCGATCAACTCGCTGACGCTGTCGCCTGCGCTGTCGGCCCTGCTGCTGCGCCGCCACGACGCGCCCAAGGACGCGCTGACGCGCGGCATGGAGCGCGCCCTGGGCCCGGTGTTCCGGGGCTTCAACCGGCTGTTCAGGCGCGGCTCCGGCGCCTATGCGGGCAGCGTGCAGCGCGTCATCTCCCACCGGGCGCTGATGATGGCGCTGTACCTCGGGCTGGTCGCGTTGACCGCGGTGCTGTTCCGCGCCGTGCCCTCGGGCTTCGTCCCGATGCAGGACAAGCAGTACCTGATCGGCTTCGCGCAGCTGCCCGACGGCGCGACGCTGGACCGCACCGACCAGGTGATCCAGCGCATGAGCGGGATCGCGATGAAGACGCCGGGCGTCGAGGCGACCCTGGGCTTCCCGGGGCTGTCGATCAACGGCTTCACCAACAGCTCCAGCTCCGGCATCGTGTTCGCGATGCTCGACCCGTTCGAGCAGCGCCGCGATCCCTCGCTCAGCGCCGGGGCGATCGCGCAGCGGCTCAACGCGCAGTACGCGCAGATCGACGAGGCGTTCGTCGTGATGTTCCCGCCGCCGCCCATCCTGGGCCTGGGCACGACCGGCGGCTTCAAGCTGCAGCTGCAGGACCGCGGCTCGCTGGGCTATGCAGCACTGAGCGACGCGACGCAGGCCTTCATGGCGCAGGCTGCGCAGGCGCCGGAGCTGACGGGGCTGTTCTCCAGCCTGCAGGTCAACGTGCCGCAGCTGTACGCCGACATCGACCGCACCAAGGCGCGCCAGCTCGGCGTGGCGGTGACCGACGTGTTCGACACGCTGCAGATCTACCTCGGCAGCCTGTACGTCAACGACTTCAACCGCTTCGGCCGGACCTACTCGGTGCGCGTGCAGGCCGACGCGCCGTACCGCGCGCGCGCCGAGGACATCGCCCAGCTCAAGGTGCGCTCGGCCAGCGGCGAGATGGTGCCGCTGTCGGCGCTGCTGACGGTGCGCCCGAGCTACGGGCCCGAGCGCGCGATGCGCTACAACGGCTACCTCTCGGCCGACATCAACGGCGCCCCCGCGCCGGGCTACTCGTCCGGCCAGGCGCAGGCCGCGGTCGAGCGCATCGCGGCACAGACGCTGCCGCCGGGCATCGGCTTCGAATGGACCGAGCTGACCTACCAGGAAATCCTGGCCGGCAACTCGGCGGTGTGGGTGTACCCGCTGTCCATCCTGCTGGTGTTCCTGGTGCTGGCCGCGATGTACGAGAGCCTGGCGCTGCCGCTGGCCATCGTGATGATCGTGCCCACCGGGCTGATGGCGGCGATGACCGGGGTGTGGCTGTCCGGCGGCGACAACAACGTGTTCACGCAGATCGGGCTGGTCGTGCTGGTCGGCCTGTCGGCCAAGAACGCCATCCTGATCGTCGAGTTCGCCCGCGAGCTGGAGTTCGCCGGGCGCTCGCCGGTGCAGGCGGCGATCGAGACCAGCCGGCTGCGCCTGCGGCCGATCCTGATGACCTCGCTGGCCTTCGTGATGGGCGTGCTGCCGCTGGTGCTGTCCAGCGGCGCGGGCGCCGAGATGCGCCAGGCCATGGGTGTCGCGGTGTTCGCCGGGATGATCGGCGTGACGCTGTTCGGCCTGTTTCTCACGCCGGGGTTCTACGTGCTGCTGCGCCGCCTGTCGGGCAACCGGCCGCTGAAGCGCCACGGCGAGGTGCCGCACGACCAGGAAGCCTTTGCCGGCACGAACGAACTGCTGCCTGCCAAATGA
- a CDS encoding efflux RND transporter periplasmic adaptor subunit, whose product MHKKTLRTRPGLLAAAALLTLAAAVPAILFGSGRTQAEPVPASAEPAAVPAPVATVTQSEVMAWDEFSGRLEAVERVELRARVAGTVQAVHFREGGLVRRSDLLFTIDPAPYAAEVERAQAQVAAAQARLTHAQNEQVRAQRLWEENAIARRELDERENALREAQAHLRAAEAALRSAQLNLGYTQVRAPIDGRIGRVEVTVGNQVAAGPGAPVLTTIVSVHPIYASFDADERVVARALQQLGAAGALASIERIPVQMGTIDSTGAFPYEGRLQLVDNQVRTGSGTVRVRAVFDNRDGRLMPGQFARLRMGQAQPMPALLVNERAVGTDQDKRFVMVVGPDDKAAYREVTLGPAVDGLRVVTRGLEPGERIVVSGLHRVRPGTRIAPQPVAMDAKPELQVRREAADAS is encoded by the coding sequence ATGCACAAGAAGACGCTGCGCACCCGCCCCGGCCTGCTGGCCGCGGCGGCCCTGCTGACCCTGGCGGCTGCCGTGCCCGCCATCCTGTTCGGCTCCGGCCGCACCCAGGCCGAGCCCGTGCCCGCGTCGGCGGAACCGGCGGCCGTGCCGGCGCCGGTCGCGACGGTCACGCAAAGCGAGGTGATGGCCTGGGACGAGTTCTCCGGCCGCCTGGAGGCGGTGGAGCGCGTCGAGCTGCGCGCGCGCGTGGCCGGTACCGTGCAGGCGGTGCACTTCCGCGAAGGCGGGCTGGTGCGCCGCAGCGACCTGCTGTTCACGATCGACCCGGCGCCCTACGCCGCGGAGGTGGAACGGGCCCAGGCCCAGGTCGCCGCCGCGCAGGCACGCCTGACGCATGCGCAGAACGAGCAGGTGCGCGCGCAGCGCCTGTGGGAGGAAAACGCGATCGCGCGCCGCGAACTCGACGAGCGCGAGAACGCGCTGCGCGAGGCGCAGGCCCACCTGCGCGCGGCCGAGGCGGCGCTGCGGTCGGCGCAGCTCAACCTGGGCTACACCCAGGTGCGCGCGCCCATCGACGGGCGCATCGGGCGCGTCGAGGTGACGGTGGGCAACCAGGTCGCGGCCGGCCCGGGTGCGCCGGTGCTGACCACCATCGTCTCGGTGCACCCGATCTACGCCAGCTTCGACGCCGACGAGCGCGTCGTGGCGCGTGCCCTGCAGCAGCTGGGCGCTGCGGGCGCGCTCGCGTCGATCGAACGCATCCCGGTGCAGATGGGCACGATCGACAGCACCGGCGCCTTCCCGTACGAAGGGCGGCTGCAGCTGGTCGACAACCAGGTGCGCACCGGCAGCGGCACGGTGCGCGTGCGCGCGGTGTTCGACAACCGTGACGGCCGCCTGATGCCGGGGCAGTTCGCGCGCCTGCGCATGGGGCAGGCGCAACCGATGCCGGCGTTGCTGGTCAACGAGCGCGCGGTCGGCACCGACCAGGACAAGCGCTTCGTGATGGTGGTGGGCCCGGACGACAAGGCCGCCTACCGCGAGGTGACGCTGGGCCCGGCGGTCGATGGCCTGCGCGTCGTCACCCGCGGGCTGGAGCCGGGCGAGCGCATCGTCGTCAGCGGCCTGCACCGCGTGCGCCCCGGCACGCGCATCGCGCCGCAGCCGGTGGCGATGGACGCCAAGCCCGAGCTGCAGGTGCGCCGCGAGGCGGCCGACGCCTCCTGA
- a CDS encoding alpha/beta hydrolase fold domain-containing protein: MRPVSSVSAVPAVLPGLGRPMAIAVDRVHELAARYYASPGWPGAACPLVLHLHGGSFVQGLPAHDVPVARLLCEAGAAVLSLDYPRPPAHPFPRPLESAYAVLVWAQQQRRRLAAARAPLYVAGEEAGGNLAAALALMARDRGGPVLAGQILLSPMLDVCVATASLRAAGAGEAGCPWAGGWRAYLAEAADALHPYAAPARAMRLAGLPRALVVTAQDDPLRDETRAYAQRLRAAGVPVDEAVLSLATAWPSSYLDPAAAEAPWARPLHSRLQRFLACASA, from the coding sequence ATGCGGCCTGTTTCTTCCGTTTCCGCTGTTCCTGCCGTGCTGCCCGGCCTGGGCCGGCCGATGGCGATCGCCGTCGACCGCGTCCACGAGCTGGCGGCGCGCTACTACGCAAGCCCCGGATGGCCCGGTGCGGCCTGCCCGCTGGTGCTGCACCTGCACGGCGGCAGCTTCGTGCAGGGGCTGCCGGCGCACGACGTGCCGGTGGCCCGGCTGCTGTGCGAGGCCGGGGCGGCGGTGCTGTCGCTGGACTATCCGCGCCCGCCGGCCCACCCGTTCCCGCGGCCGCTGGAAAGCGCCTACGCGGTGCTGGTGTGGGCGCAGCAGCAGCGCCGCCGGCTCGCCGCAGCGCGTGCACCGCTGTACGTGGCGGGCGAGGAGGCGGGCGGCAACCTCGCGGCGGCGCTCGCGCTGATGGCGCGCGACCGCGGCGGGCCGGTCCTGGCCGGGCAGATCCTGCTGTCGCCGATGCTGGACGTGTGCGTGGCCACCGCCTCGCTGCGCGCGGCCGGGGCGGGCGAGGCCGGCTGCCCGTGGGCCGGCGGCTGGCGCGCGTACCTGGCCGAGGCGGCCGACGCGCTGCATCCGTACGCGGCGCCGGCGCGCGCGATGCGCCTGGCGGGGCTGCCGCGCGCGCTGGTCGTCACCGCGCAGGACGACCCGCTGCGCGACGAGACGCGGGCCTATGCGCAGCGCCTGCGCGCCGCCGGCGTGCCGGTCGACGAGGCGGTGCTGTCGCTGGCGACCGCCTGGCCGTCGAGCTACCTCGACCCGGCCGCGGCCGAGGCACCCTGGGCGCGGCCACTGCACTCCCGTCTGCAACGTTTCCTGGCCTGTGCGTCCGCCTGA
- a CDS encoding LysR family transcriptional regulator: MDRFQAMQVFVRVVEAGTFSKAADSLQLPKPTVTRLIQALEAHLETRLLNRTTRRVTVTADGAAYYDRALRLLSELDELESSMSRARRNPKGRLRIDVAAPVAQLLLIPALPDFHARYPDIQIDLGVTDRPVDLIGENVDCVLRAGELTDQSLVARRIGEFHSIVCASPEYLRRHGTPRHPTDLESDRHVVVNHFSHRSGRIFPFQFTDEKGERLEIRGRHVLSVNDASALLAAGLAGLGVIRTSTFMAQMHIGAGHLVPLLLDWCADAVPIYVVYPPNRHLSAKVRVFVDWVADLFARSDLIHRKCSLPKPQPNAAMPAAADNGAVAMSV; this comes from the coding sequence ATGGACAGATTCCAGGCCATGCAGGTCTTCGTGCGCGTGGTGGAGGCCGGCACCTTCAGCAAGGCGGCAGACTCGCTGCAGCTGCCCAAGCCCACGGTGACGCGGCTGATCCAGGCCCTCGAGGCGCACCTGGAGACCAGGCTGCTCAACCGCACCACGCGCCGCGTCACCGTGACCGCCGACGGTGCGGCCTACTACGACCGCGCGCTGCGGCTGCTCAGCGAGCTCGACGAGCTGGAGTCGAGCATGTCGCGCGCACGGCGCAACCCCAAGGGCCGGCTGCGCATCGACGTCGCCGCGCCGGTGGCGCAGCTGCTGCTGATCCCTGCGCTGCCCGACTTCCACGCCCGCTATCCCGACATCCAGATCGACCTGGGCGTCACCGACCGGCCGGTGGACCTGATCGGCGAGAACGTCGACTGCGTGCTGCGCGCCGGCGAGCTGACCGACCAGTCGCTGGTGGCGCGGCGCATCGGCGAGTTCCACAGCATCGTCTGCGCCTCGCCCGAATACCTCAGGCGCCACGGCACGCCCCGCCACCCGACCGACCTGGAAAGCGACCGGCACGTCGTGGTCAACCACTTCTCGCACCGCAGCGGGCGGATCTTCCCGTTCCAGTTCACCGACGAGAAGGGCGAGCGGCTGGAGATCCGCGGGCGGCACGTGCTGTCGGTCAACGACGCCAGCGCGCTGCTTGCCGCGGGGCTGGCGGGACTGGGGGTGATCCGCACCTCCACCTTCATGGCGCAGATGCACATCGGCGCCGGCCACCTGGTGCCGCTGCTGCTCGACTGGTGCGCCGATGCGGTGCCGATCTACGTGGTCTACCCGCCCAACCGGCACCTGAGCGCCAAGGTGCGCGTGTTCGTCGACTGGGTGGCCGACCTGTTCGCACGCAGCGACCTGATCCACCGCAAGTGCAGCCTGCCCAAGCCGCAGCCCAACGCGGCGATGCCGGCGGCCGCGGACAACGGGGCGGTGGCGATGTCGGTCTGA
- a CDS encoding Bug family tripartite tricarboxylate transporter substrate binding protein: MLRLTRRLFAGSLALAALALSAPAWSQAQPIRILVGFPAGGGTDAIARMLAERLREELGRPVIVENKPGAGGQLAAQELKASPPDGRTYFITHDHTISILPLVSKQPGFDPAKDFVPVAGFASFVNGLAVSGGTPAKSLQEYIEWVRTQQGGKGTIGVPAPASTPEFLVGVLAQTYKLDLVAVPYRGSAPMMGDMMGNQIAAGIGSVPDFIENHKNGRIRMVAVLGGQRQAILPDVPTFAELGIKGLEDLPYYGFFAPAGTPKAAIDEFSKALAKVLAVPEVRERLTALGLTVEFMNSQQLAQRERTYAKVWAEIIRKSGFQPQ, encoded by the coding sequence ATGCTCAGACTCACCCGCCGCCTGTTCGCCGGCTCGCTCGCCCTTGCGGCGCTTGCCCTGTCGGCGCCGGCCTGGTCGCAGGCCCAACCCATCCGCATCCTGGTCGGCTTCCCGGCCGGCGGCGGCACCGACGCGATCGCGCGCATGCTGGCCGAGCGCCTGCGCGAGGAGCTGGGCCGCCCGGTGATCGTCGAGAACAAGCCGGGCGCCGGCGGCCAGCTGGCCGCGCAGGAGCTCAAGGCCTCGCCGCCCGACGGTCGCACCTACTTCATCACGCACGACCACACCATCTCCATCCTGCCGCTGGTGTCCAAGCAGCCCGGCTTCGACCCGGCCAAGGACTTCGTGCCGGTCGCCGGCTTCGCCAGCTTCGTCAACGGCCTGGCGGTCTCGGGCGGCACGCCCGCGAAGTCGCTGCAGGAATACATCGAATGGGTGCGCACCCAGCAGGGCGGCAAGGGCACCATCGGCGTGCCGGCGCCCGCCTCGACGCCGGAGTTCCTGGTCGGCGTGCTGGCGCAGACCTACAAGCTCGACCTGGTGGCCGTGCCCTACCGCGGCAGCGCGCCGATGATGGGCGACATGATGGGCAACCAGATCGCCGCCGGCATCGGCTCGGTGCCCGACTTCATCGAGAACCACAAGAACGGCCGCATCCGCATGGTCGCCGTGCTGGGCGGCCAGCGCCAGGCCATCCTGCCGGACGTGCCCACCTTCGCCGAACTGGGCATCAAGGGGCTGGAAGACCTGCCGTACTACGGCTTCTTCGCGCCGGCGGGCACGCCCAAGGCCGCGATCGACGAGTTCTCCAAGGCGCTGGCCAAGGTACTGGCCGTGCCCGAGGTGCGCGAGCGCCTGACCGCGCTGGGGCTGACCGTCGAGTTCATGAACTCGCAGCAGCTCGCGCAGCGCGAGCGCACCTACGCGAAGGTCTGGGCCGAGATCATCCGCAAGAGCGGCTTCCAGCCGCAGTGA
- a CDS encoding glutaminase: MDYPSVLEHIHAAIQPELERGQVATYIPELAGVPPRQFGMAVVTLAGEVHAVGDACVPFSIQSISKLFALVLALQAEGDALWERVGREPSGTPFNSLVQLEAECGRPRNPFINAGALVVTDILCSRHAVPEHVVTGLLRRLSGNPEVTWNPRVARSERMHADRNAAMAHFMKSFGNLRNPVDKVLDVYCHQCAIEMHCVDLARSMLFLANRGVNPLNGERVLTASLSKRLSALMLTCGTYDAAGDFAFRVGLPAKSGVGGGIVAVIPDTCGICVWSPRLDEAGNSHAGSLALEMFTTLTGRSIF; encoded by the coding sequence ATGGACTACCCTTCCGTTCTCGAACATATCCACGCCGCGATCCAGCCCGAGCTGGAGCGCGGACAGGTCGCGACCTACATCCCGGAGCTGGCCGGCGTGCCGCCGCGCCAGTTCGGCATGGCGGTCGTCACGCTGGCCGGCGAGGTCCACGCGGTGGGCGACGCCTGCGTGCCGTTCTCGATCCAGAGCATCTCCAAGCTGTTCGCGCTGGTGCTGGCATTGCAGGCCGAAGGCGATGCGCTGTGGGAGCGTGTCGGGCGCGAGCCGTCGGGCACGCCGTTCAACTCGCTGGTGCAGCTGGAGGCCGAATGCGGCCGGCCGCGCAACCCGTTCATCAACGCCGGCGCGCTGGTGGTCACCGACATCCTGTGCTCGCGCCATGCGGTGCCCGAGCACGTGGTGACCGGCCTGCTGCGCCGGCTGTCCGGCAACCCCGAGGTGACCTGGAACCCGCGCGTGGCCCGCTCGGAGCGCATGCACGCCGACCGCAACGCGGCGATGGCGCACTTCATGAAAAGCTTCGGCAACCTGCGCAACCCGGTCGACAAGGTGCTGGACGTCTACTGCCACCAGTGCGCCATCGAGATGCACTGCGTGGACCTGGCGCGCTCGATGCTGTTCCTCGCCAACCGGGGCGTGAACCCGCTCAACGGCGAGCGGGTGCTGACGGCCAGCCTGTCCAAGCGCCTGAGCGCGCTGATGCTGACCTGCGGCACCTACGACGCGGCGGGGGACTTCGCGTTCCGCGTCGGGCTGCCGGCCAAGAGCGGGGTGGGCGGCGGCATCGTCGCGGTGATCCCGGACACCTGCGGGATCTGCGTGTGGTCGCCGCGGCTGGACGAAGCCGGCAATTCGCACGCCGGCTCGCTGGCGCTGGAGATGTTCACGACGCTGACGGGCCGCTCGATCTTCTGA
- a CDS encoding ABC transporter ATP-binding protein: protein MSAPLLEVRDLRVTLPTARGPARALRELSFALRRGETLGVVGESGCGKSMLALALMGLLPEGARVEGSIRLEGRELVGLPDRELCRLRGARLAMVFQEPMTALNPVHTIGRQLAEPLRLHRGLDARAARAQALQLLEQVRLPQAARRLDAYPHELSGGQRQRVVIAMALACEPALLIADEPTTALDVTLQREILLLIDELVRSRGMALMLISHDLAVIAQTVQRVMVMYGGVAVESGPVGEVLHHPRHPYTQGLLAARPRLGAPRDRRLPTIAGRVPELADLPAGCPFAPRCAWQVAATCDPRLPSVEAVTAGHELRCARWQEVPAAAR from the coding sequence GTGAGCGCGCCGCTGCTCGAGGTGCGCGACCTGCGCGTGACCCTGCCCACCGCGCGCGGGCCGGCGCGCGCGCTGCGCGAGCTGTCCTTCGCGCTGCGGCGCGGCGAGACGCTGGGCGTGGTGGGCGAGTCGGGCTGCGGCAAGTCCATGCTGGCGCTGGCGCTGATGGGCCTGCTGCCCGAGGGCGCGCGCGTCGAGGGCTCGATCCGCCTGGAAGGGCGCGAGCTGGTCGGCCTGCCGGACCGCGAGCTGTGCCGCCTGCGCGGCGCGCGCCTGGCGATGGTGTTCCAGGAACCGATGACCGCGCTGAACCCGGTGCACACCATCGGCCGGCAGCTGGCCGAGCCGCTGCGCCTGCACCGCGGGCTGGATGCGCGCGCGGCGCGCGCCCAGGCGCTGCAGTTGCTCGAGCAGGTGCGGCTGCCGCAGGCCGCGCGCCGGCTCGACGCCTACCCGCACGAGCTCAGCGGCGGGCAGCGCCAGCGCGTCGTGATCGCGATGGCGCTGGCCTGCGAGCCGGCGCTGCTGATCGCCGACGAGCCGACCACCGCGCTGGACGTGACGCTGCAGCGCGAGATCCTGCTGCTGATCGACGAGCTGGTGCGCAGCCGCGGCATGGCGCTGATGCTGATCTCGCACGACCTGGCCGTGATCGCGCAGACGGTGCAGCGGGTGATGGTGATGTACGGCGGCGTGGCGGTCGAAAGCGGCCCGGTCGGCGAGGTGCTGCACCACCCGCGGCATCCCTACACCCAGGGCCTGCTGGCGGCCCGCCCGCGCCTGGGCGCGCCGCGCGACCGGCGCCTGCCCACCATTGCCGGCCGCGTGCCCGAACTGGCAGACTTGCCGGCAGGCTGCCCGTTCGCGCCGCGCTGCGCCTGGCAGGTGGCGGCCACCTGCGACCCGCGCCTGCCGTCCGTCGAGGCCGTCACGGCCGGGCACGAGCTGCGCTGCGCGCGCTGGCAGGAGGTGCCGGCCGCGGCACGGTGA
- a CDS encoding ABC transporter permease yields MSTTQAIAPGFAAQARRHPAFVAGAVLVALLLAAAALSLVWTPYPPHDIDVPNKLQPPSAQHWLGTDSLGRDVGTLLLVGAQNSILVGIVAVGIGLAFGVSLGALAAARRGWIEEVVMRLADFTFAFPALLTALMLSAIYGPGLLTSIVAIGIFNIPVFARVTRGSANAVWARDYVLAARACGKGAWRITLEHVLPNIAPVLIVQATIQFATAILAEAALSYLGLGTQPPQPSWGRMLNEAQTQLFQAPQLAIYPGVAIALSVLGLNLLGDGLRDLLDPKVARGRR; encoded by the coding sequence ATGAGCACGACGCAGGCCATCGCCCCCGGCTTCGCGGCGCAGGCGCGCCGGCACCCGGCCTTCGTCGCCGGGGCGGTGCTGGTCGCGCTGCTGCTGGCGGCGGCGGCGCTGTCGCTGGTGTGGACGCCGTACCCGCCGCACGACATCGACGTGCCCAACAAGCTGCAGCCGCCGTCGGCGCAGCACTGGCTGGGCACCGACAGCCTGGGGCGCGACGTCGGCACGCTGCTGCTGGTGGGCGCGCAGAACTCCATCCTGGTGGGCATCGTCGCGGTGGGCATCGGGCTGGCGTTCGGCGTCTCGCTGGGCGCGCTGGCCGCCGCGCGGCGCGGCTGGATCGAGGAGGTGGTGATGCGCCTGGCGGACTTCACCTTCGCGTTCCCGGCGCTGCTGACCGCGCTGATGCTGTCGGCCATCTACGGCCCGGGGCTGCTGACCTCGATCGTCGCGATCGGCATCTTCAACATCCCGGTGTTCGCGCGCGTGACGCGCGGCTCGGCCAACGCGGTGTGGGCTCGCGACTACGTGCTCGCCGCGCGCGCCTGCGGCAAGGGGGCGTGGCGGATCACGCTCGAGCACGTGCTGCCCAACATCGCGCCGGTGCTGATCGTGCAGGCGACCATCCAGTTCGCCACCGCGATCCTCGCCGAGGCGGCGCTGTCCTACCTGGGCCTGGGCACGCAGCCGCCGCAGCCGTCCTGGGGCCGCATGCTCAACGAGGCGCAGACCCAGCTGTTCCAGGCTCCGCAGCTGGCGATCTACCCCGGCGTGGCGATCGCGCTGTCGGTGCTGGGGCTGAACCTGCTGGGCGACGGGCTGCGCGACCTGCTCGATCCCAAGGTCGCGAGGGGACGCCGGTGA